One part of the Bacteroidia bacterium genome encodes these proteins:
- a CDS encoding helix-turn-helix transcriptional regulator produces MQHFKTLSAYLDYMQLARPEHPMLSVMFASGDNFLPCPRESSPPITNDCYSISLKKIVKGNLTYGRTKYDFTNGALIFLAPRQVLQWDNSVVFEQKGFSINFHEDFLKGTELAHQIKKYGFFSYAVNEALHLSPKEERQIESIVENIDIEYHNNQDEFSKDIIISQLSTLLKYANRFYERQFLHRKELSNDLLEKFNQQLEAYFESGQLQEKGIPSIEQIAEQMSVSQRYLSDTLKKETGKTTTEHLQLYLIDEAKHILLKPNKTISEVAYELGFEYPQYFSRLFKKKEGLSPSDYIEKFKLN; encoded by the coding sequence ATGCAGCATTTCAAAACTCTATCCGCATATCTGGATTACATGCAACTAGCTAGGCCAGAGCATCCAATGCTGAGCGTCATGTTCGCAAGCGGGGACAATTTTCTTCCTTGCCCAAGAGAGAGTTCGCCTCCGATCACCAATGATTGCTATTCTATCAGTCTGAAAAAGATTGTCAAAGGAAACTTAACCTATGGCCGAACAAAATATGACTTCACGAATGGAGCCTTGATTTTCCTTGCTCCCAGGCAAGTCTTGCAGTGGGACAATAGCGTGGTTTTTGAGCAAAAAGGCTTTTCTATAAATTTTCACGAAGATTTCCTCAAAGGGACAGAATTAGCGCATCAGATTAAAAAATATGGATTCTTTTCCTATGCAGTAAATGAAGCCCTGCATCTTTCTCCCAAAGAAGAAAGGCAGATAGAATCCATTGTAGAAAATATTGATATAGAATATCACAACAACCAGGATGAGTTTAGTAAAGACATCATCATCTCTCAATTAAGTACCCTGTTAAAATATGCCAACCGATTTTATGAAAGGCAGTTTCTTCATCGGAAAGAGCTCTCGAATGATCTGCTGGAGAAATTTAACCAACAACTGGAAGCATATTTTGAATCGGGACAGCTACAGGAAAAAGGCATTCCCAGCATTGAACAAATAGCGGAGCAGATGTCGGTTTCTCAACGTTACCTCAGCGACACCCTCAAAAAAGAAACCGGTAAAACCACCACAGAACACTTGCAATTATACTTGATTGATGAAGCCAAGCATATTTTATTGAAACCTAATAAAACTATCTCTGAAGTAGCCTATGAGTTAGGCTTCGAATATCCCCAGTACTTTTCAAGATTATTCAAAAAGAAAGAAGGCCTAAGTCCTTCGGACTACATCGAAAAATTTAAACTGAATTAA
- a CDS encoding SDR family oxidoreductase — protein sequence MNTQEFGKQGWTPERLGSLSGKTYLITGANTGAGFEASKILLGKGAEVIMLNRNEQKSNKAIEDLKGQFGSTAKVSFIKMDLAELASVRNAAKEVIATVARIDALICNAAIAQVPTQKFTKDGFESQLGVNHYGHFLLCGLLYEKVEESKGRIVVVGSEGYKMGLKTMQFADMNWDKNYHPMNTYCHSKLAQIMFAYELQDRIKAARNEVEVYVCHPGASATSLIKNSGGLRDRILFGLMSMTPLVQSAEKGSYPEVMCATEENLNQKAYYGPTGRMQWTGPVGECKLEAHAQDKTVATKLWEVSEKATNFEWKI from the coding sequence ATGAATACGCAAGAATTTGGCAAACAAGGGTGGACACCCGAAAGATTAGGTAGCTTAAGTGGCAAAACCTACCTTATCACTGGAGCGAATACAGGAGCAGGTTTTGAAGCGAGCAAAATACTTCTGGGCAAAGGTGCGGAGGTCATCATGCTTAATCGAAATGAACAAAAATCTAATAAAGCAATTGAAGACCTGAAAGGGCAATTTGGATCAACAGCTAAAGTTTCATTTATTAAAATGGATTTGGCTGAGCTTGCTTCTGTACGCAATGCCGCAAAAGAGGTAATTGCAACTGTAGCCAGGATTGATGCATTGATTTGTAATGCTGCTATTGCACAAGTCCCCACACAAAAGTTCACAAAGGACGGATTTGAGAGTCAGCTTGGCGTAAATCATTATGGTCATTTTCTCTTGTGCGGATTACTTTACGAGAAGGTGGAAGAGTCCAAAGGACGCATAGTAGTCGTTGGCAGTGAAGGCTATAAAATGGGCCTGAAAACCATGCAGTTCGCTGACATGAACTGGGATAAAAATTACCATCCTATGAATACCTATTGTCATAGTAAATTGGCCCAAATCATGTTTGCCTACGAATTGCAAGACAGAATTAAAGCTGCCAGGAATGAGGTGGAAGTCTATGTCTGCCATCCTGGTGCTTCCGCTACCTCCCTTATCAAAAATAGTGGGGGTTTACGAGATAGGATTCTTTTCGGATTGATGTCGATGACCCCCCTGGTCCAGTCGGCTGAAAAGGGTTCATATCCCGAAGTGATGTGTGCTACCGAAGAGAACCTGAATCAGAAGGCATATTATGGTCCTACGGGTAGAATGCAATGGACAGGGCCTGTAGGCGAATGCAAATTAGAGGCACACGCCCAAGACAAAACTGTTGCAACAAAGCTTTGGGAGGTATCCGAAAAGGCAACGAATTTCGAATGGAAAATTTAA